A region from the Eublepharis macularius isolate TG4126 chromosome 13, MPM_Emac_v1.0, whole genome shotgun sequence genome encodes:
- the YIPF6 gene encoding protein YIPF6, translated as MAAAEEAGAAAEPLFAGLAEVSISEGIPVEGEIAVPLRSGPADEDASTLDEPVRDTIMRDLRAVGKKFAHVAYPKKSSALLRDWDLWGPLILCVLLALMLQGRSADSTEDKGPQFAEVFVIIWFGAVVITLNSKLLGGTISFFQSLCVLGYCILPLTVALLVCRLVLLAYSGTISFIVRLLVVMAMFGWSTLASTAFLADSQPPNRKALVVYPIFLFYFVISWMIFTFAP; from the exons ATGGCGGCGGCCGAGGAGGCGGGCGCGGCGGCCGAGCCGCTG TTCGCAGGGCTGGCGGAGGTGTCGATCTCGGAGGGGATCCCGGTGGAGGGCGAGATCGCGGTGCCGCTGCGCTCCGGCCCCGCCGACGAAGACGCCTCCACGCTGGACGAGCCGGTCCGCGACACCATC ATGCGGGACCTGCGCGCGGTGGGGAAGAAGTTCGCGCACGTGGCCTACCCCAAGAAGAGCAGCGCCCTCCTGCGCGACT ggGACTTGTGGGGCCCTTTAATCCTCTGCGTCCTGCTGGCCCT AATGCTGCAGGGAAGATCAGCTGACAGCACGGAAGACAAAGGGCCGCAGTTCGCAGAAGTCTTCGTTATCATTTGGTTTGGAGCTGTGGTCATAACTCTAAACTCCAAACTGCTTGGAGGAACCAT ATCTTTCTTTCAGAGCCTTTGTGTCCTGGGCTATTGCATCCTGCCGTTGACAGTGGCTCTGCTGGTATGCAGACTGGTGCTTCTAGCATATTCTGGGACCATCAGCTTCATTGTGCGCCTTCTAGTGGTGATGGCTATGTTTGGCTGGTCAACTCTAG CCTCTACAGCCTTCCTGGCAGATAGCCAGCCCCCGAATCGCAAGGCCCTGGTTGTGTACCCCATCTTCCTTTTCTATTTCGTTATCAGCTGGATGATCTTCACCTTCGCTCCTTAG
- the EDA2R gene encoding tumor necrosis factor receptor superfamily member 27 isoform X3: protein MECGPGLELSKECGYGEGSDAQCAPCHPRRFKDSWGHHGCKPCLSCSLINRIQKSQCTAASDAVCGACFSGFYSKTQIGGLQDLECFPCTKQTPPSEPQCRSRVSPVKIDNPPGPPLDTSLVVITTSALVVLVLVSLLSLLYCQRFWKSQCQRVFLRTRDFSGQRVSFQAAARPAGFPCQEQLPSPCCLGIQSASPCHGPLEGPAEAAPFFSEGEVRGFHLASPQPDQDVSKLIPISPKALQARSPWDTQPLLRNSGCSDCSAGGSSFTELRHDSAGDPDNPTPLSSCATELQHPWPHAPVECTELDLQNFSSRAKLLDKEAAEEERGALRGRTALAPVSCVDPTAQAKLAFGSPHHSCLSFQNPAAESGEQLVSCPGPLSLGQNSQRAQGRRD from the exons GAATGTGGCTATGGGGAAGGTAGCGATGCACAATGTGCACCGTGCCATCCCAGGAGATTTAAGGACAGCTGGGGCCATCATGGCTGCAAGCCCTGCCTCTCTTGCAGCCTCATCAACCGGATCCAGAAGTCCCAGTGCACGGCCGCCTCGGATGCAGTTTGCGGAGCGTGCTTCTCAGG CTTCTACAGTAAAACCCAGATTGGAGGACTGCAGGACCTCGAATGCTTCCCCTGCACGAAGCAGACCCCCCCTTCCGAGCCTCAGT GCCGTTCAAGAGTTAGCCCCGTGAAGATAGATAATCCTCCCGGACCTCCCCTTGACACGTCCCTGGTGGTGATCACCACAAGTGCCCTGGTTGTCCTTGTGCTGGTTTCCCTCCTCTCGCTCCTCTACTGCCAGCGGTTCTGGAAGAGCCAATGCCAGCGTG TGTTCCTGAGGACTCGGGATTTCTCTGGCCAGAGGGTGTCgtttcaggctgctgccaggccagcCGGGTTCCCTTGCCAAGAGCAACTGCCGAGTCCCTGTTGCTTGGGTATCCAGAGCGCGAGCCCTTGCCACGGACCACTGGAAG GTCCTGCTGAAGCTGCCCCGTTCTTCTCTGAAGGTGAGGTGCGTGGGTTTCATCTGGCCAGTCCGCAGCCGGATCAAGACGTCTCCAAGCTGATCCCGATCAGTCCCAAAGCCCTGCAGGCGAGGAGCCCCTGGGACACCCAGCCCCTGCTCCGGAACTCGGGCTGCAGCGACTGCTCCGCTGGGGGCTCTTCCTTCACCGAGCTGAGGCACGACTCTGCCGGGGACCCCGACAACCCAACGCCCCTCTCCTCGTGTGCCACTGAGCTGCAGCACCCCTGGCCTCACGCCCCGGTGGAATGCACAGAGCTGGACCTGCAGAACTTCTCCTCTCGGGCGAAGCTCCTGGACAAAGAGGCTGCTGAAGAGGAAAGGGGGGCCCTGAGAGGCAGGACTGCGCTGGCACCAGTGAGTTGCGTTGACCCAACGGCCCAGGCCAAGCTCGCTTTCGGGTCTCCCCACCACTCATGCCTGTCCTTCCAAAATCCTGCTGCTGAAAGTGGGGAGCAGTTGGTAAGTTGCCCCGGCCCTCTTTCCCTGGGCCAGAACAGCCAGAGAGCACAAGGGAGAAGGGACTGA